From Quercus lobata isolate SW786 chromosome 1, ValleyOak3.0 Primary Assembly, whole genome shotgun sequence, one genomic window encodes:
- the LOC115964662 gene encoding extensin-2-like, whose amino-acid sequence MGTLKYLRHWPQLVYAITFCIIATSVVADKPYIYASPPPPLPLLKSPPPPPTYHYNSPPPPSPSPPPSSPYVYKSPPPPSPSPPPPYVYKSPPPPSPSPPPPYVYKSPPPPSPSPPPPYIYKSQPPPSPSPPPPYVYKSPPPPSPSPPPPYVYKSPPPPSPSPPPPYVYKSPPPPSPSPPPPYVYKSPPPPSPSPPPPYIYKSPPPPSPSPPPPYIYKSPPPPSPSPPPPYIYKSPPPPSPSPPPPYVYKSPPPPSPCPPPLYIYKSPPPPPPSPSPPPPYVYKSPPPPSPSTPPPYIYKSPPPPPPPYVYKSSPPPSLSPPPPYIYKSPPPPSPSPPPPYIYKSPPPSSPSPPPPYVYNSPPPPSPSPPPPYY is encoded by the coding sequence ATGGGTACCTTGAAATACCTGCGGCATTGGCCTCAGCTAGTTTATGCTATAACCTTTTGCATTATAGCTACTAGCGTAGTAGCTGATAAGCCATACATTTATGCTTCACCTCCTCCACCACTTCCACTATTGAAATCTCCACCACCTCCACCTACCTACCACTACAACTCTCCACCACCACCTTCTCCATCACCACCTCCTTCATCACCATATGTTTataaatcaccaccaccaccttcaCCGTCACCACCTCCACCATATGTTTACAAGTCTCCACCTCCTCCATCTCCCTCTCCTCCACCACCGTATGTCTATAAATCACCACCTCCTCCATCACCATCTCCTCCACCACCATACATTTATAAATCACAACCACCACCTTCACCATCACCACCTCCACCATATGTTTACAAGTCCCCACCTCCTCCATCTCCATCCCCACCACCTCCATATGTTTacaaatcaccaccaccaccatcaccttCACCTCCCCCACCTTATGTTTACAaatctcctcctccaccatCTCCATCACCTCCCCCTCCATATGTCTACAAATCCCCACCACCcccatctccatctccacctCCTCCATACATCTATAAGTCTCCACCACCACCCTCACCATCTCCTCCACCTCCTTACATTTacaaatcaccaccaccaccatctccaTCACCTCCTCCTCCATATATTTATaagtcaccaccaccaccatctccaTCACCTCCTCCCCCTTATGTCTATAAATCTCCACCACCACCCTCACCATGCCCTCCTCCTCTATACATTTACaagtcaccaccaccaccaccaccatctccaTCACCTCCTCCTCCCTATGTCTATAAATCTCCACCACCACCCTCACCTTCAACTCCTCCTCCTTACATTTacaaatcaccaccaccaccacctcctccaTATGTTTATAAATCTTCACCACCACCCTCACTATCCCCTCCTCCTCCTTACATTTACAAATCTCCACCACCCCCATCTCCATCGCCTCCTCCTCCCTATATTTACAAGTCACCACCTCCTTCATCTCCTTCACCGCCACCTCCGTACGTCTACAATTCTCCCCCTCCCCCATCCCCCTCTCCACCGCCTCCTTATTACTAA